In Arachis hypogaea cultivar Tifrunner chromosome 2, arahy.Tifrunner.gnm2.J5K5, whole genome shotgun sequence, a genomic segment contains:
- the LOC112722220 gene encoding uncharacterized protein yields the protein MHDGSGLTEFQIGQSFQSKEEVVLSVKDYSIRRGVEYRVMESDNLKYQGRCKEFGNGCTWLIRIVMRKRKSTWEVRRYNGPHTCMATSISSDHRQLDYHVICARIFPLVRADASVSIKVLQEETEATYGFKPSYRKVWLAKQKAVAQIYSDWEESYADLPRWILGVTFTMDGSIALLKTSPVRVGDQVDEERVYFHCMFWTFPPCVEAFCHCKPLISIDGTHLYGKYGGTLLLAIAQDGNSNILSVAFALVEGKNAESWSYFLYNLRRHVTPQEGILVISDRHNGIKAALESPDNGWRPPHAYRAFCIRHVAANFALTFKGQDVRRWLVNAAYAKTEVEFDYWFDIMRSENPAMCDWANRMDYEMWFDNL from the coding sequence ATGCATGATGGGTCAGGTTTGACTGAATTTCAGATTGGCCAATCATTCCAGAGTAAGGAGGAAGTTGTGCTGAGCGTGAAAGATTACAGCATTCGGCGTGGAGTTGAGTACAGGGTTATGGAGTCAGACAATCTAAAATACCAAGGGAGATGCAAGGAGTTCGGTAACGGGTGCACGTGGTTGATTCGGATAGTCATGCGGAAAAGGAAAAGCACATGGGAAGTAAGGAGGTACAACGGACCACACACGTGTATGGCCACATCGATTTCGAGCGACCACAGGcagcttgattatcatgtgattTGTGCAAGAATCTTTCCATTGGTTAGAGCTGATGCGTCGGTATCGATTAAGGTGTTGCAAGAGGAAACTGAGGCAACATATGGTTTCAAGCCAAGTTATCGGAAGGTGTGGTTGGCAAAACAGAAGGCAGTAGCACAGATCTACAgcgattgggaggagtcatatgcGGATCTGCCCCGCTGGATCCTTGGGGTCACATTCACCATGGACGGTTCCATTGCTCTGCTGAAGACCTCCCCGGTTAGAGTGGGTGACCAGGTTGATGAAGAAAGAGTATACTTTCATTGTATGTTTTGGACATTCCCTCCATGTGTTGAGGCATTCTGCCACTGTAAGCCACTCATTAGTATCGATGGGACACACTTGTATGGTAAGTATGGAGGGACCTTGTTGTTGGCGATTGCTCAGGATGGAAATTCGAATATTTTGTCTGTTGCGTTTGCACTAGTGGAGGGGAAAAATGCTGAGTCTTGGTCATATTTTCTGTACAATCTTAGAAGACATGTTACTCCACAGGAAGGTATTCTCGTCATCTCTGACAGACACAACGGCATCAAGGCTGCGCTGGAGTCACCAGATAATGGTTGGCGACCTCCGCATGCTTATAGGGCATTTTGTATTCGGCATGTTGCTGCAAATTTTGCCCTCACCTTCAAGGGGCAGGATGTTAGGAGGTGGCTGGTTAACGCCGCTTATGCGAAGACTGAAGTAGAATTTGACTATTGGTTTGATATAATGAGGTCAGAGAACCCAGCCATGTGTGATTGGGCAAACAGGATGGATTATGAGATGTGGTTCGATAACTTATGA
- the LOC140176567 gene encoding protein MAIN-LIKE 1-like has translation MADRRSMYRLNGVAHIAGSIDDEPTRCIYSVRRQQNMPMHDRIIPYLERAGLYHLARLNSQWFWLDEPLVSVFVERWRPETHTFHMPFGECTVTLQDVAFQLGLPVDGEAVSGCLGEFETYMQGGRPAWDWFQDLFGELPPPNKVKQMTVHFTWFHERFSVLPPDANEETIRIYARAYIMMLLSTQLFGDKSANRVHIRWLPFVANLDEMGRYSWGSAALA, from the exons ATGGCAGACAGAAGGAGCATGTACCGACTGAACGGTGTTGCGCATATTGCCGGTTCCATCGATGACGAG CCCACTAGGTGTATATACAGTGTGAGACGGCAACAGAATATGCCGAtgcatgataggatcattccgTATTTAGAGAGGGCTGGATTGTATCATTTGGCCAGGCTAAACAGCCAATGGTTCTGGTTGGATGAGCCATTGGTTAGTGTGTTCGttgagaggtggcgtcctgagacgcaCACGTTCCACATGCCTTTTGGAGAGTGCACAGTGACATTGCAGGACGTGGCTTTTCAGCTTGGGTTGCCTGTCGATGGGGAGGCTGTGAGTGGTTGCCTTGGTGAGTTTGAGACATACATGCAGGGTGGTCGACCAGCCTGGGACTGGTTTCAGGACCTATTCGGTGAGCTGCCACCACCGAATAAGGTCAAGCAGATGACGGTCCACTTTACATGGTTCCACGAGAGGTTTAGTGTGCTACCACCAGATGCGAACGAGGAGACAATTCGCATCTACGCACGTGCCTACATCATGATGCTTTTATCTACTCAGTTATTTGGGGACAAGAGTGCGAACCGGGTTCATATACGGTGGTTGCCATTTGTAGCGAACCTTGATGAGATGGGGCGATATAGTTGGGGATCGGCTGCGTTGGCTTGA